From the genome of Planctomycetota bacterium:
ATCGGCGTGCCGAATGTCAGCGACGATCTGATTCTGCCCAAGGTGGAGGAAGGTCAGCCGTTCGGCGCGATTCAGATGGACCCGACGCAGCACTTCACCAGTCCCCCGCCGCGCTACACCGAAGCGTCGCTCGTCAAGAAGCTCGAAGCCGAGGGCATCGGCCGGCCGTCGACGTACGCCTCGATCATCAGCGTCATTCAGAACCGCAAGTACGTCGAGAAGCAGGGCACCGCGTTTCACGCCACCGATCTGGGCATGGTCGTCACCGACAAGCTCATCGAGGGGTTCCCGACGATCATGGACGTGGGCTACACCCGCGCGATGGAAGCGGAGCTTGACGCGGTCGAAGACCAGCACAACGACTGGGTGCAGATGCTGCACAATTTCTACGGCCCGTTCCGCGAGAATCTGGCCAAAGCGCATGACGCCATGACGCACGCCAAGGCCGAGACGGAGCCGGCGCCGCATACCTGTCCCGAATGCGGCGCGTCGACCGTGTATCGCTTCGGGCGCAATGGGCGCTTCCTTTCCTGCTCGCGCTATCCCGATTGCAAGTACGCCGCCCCGATCGACAAGGAAGGCAACCCGCAGACGCCGGAGCTGACGGAAGTGGCGTGCCCCAACTGCGGGCGACCGATGCTGCTGCGCAAGGGGCGCTTCGGGCCGTTCCTTTCGTGCAGCGGATATCCCGACTGCAAGGGCATCGTGAACATCGACCGCAAGGGCTTCGTCACGCCGCCGAAGGTTCCGCCGGTCTTGACGGATATTCCCTGCCCCAAGTGTCAGGCCCCGATGAACCTGCGCAGCTCCAAGCGCGGGCCGTGGCTCAGTTGCTCCAAGTTCCCCAAGTGCCGCGGGCGGCTCGCATGGACCAAATTGCCCGAAGATCAACAGAAAAAATGGGAGCTCATTCTCGCCAACCACGAGAAGGAAAACCCCCAGCCGATCATCAAAACCATCCACGGCAAACCCATCGGCGACGAGTACAAACCGACCATCGCGGGATCGGAAGAAGAAGCCGGCGAGGACTCGGAAGTCAACGAAGACCTCGACGCGGCGTGAGTTTCACCGCGTCCTCCGCCGCACCGCCGCGGCAATCGCAATCATCATCAATGGAAACAGACTCGCCGCCATCGCGTGAGCGACCCACCGTGCGCCCAGTTCCCGCCGGATCGCCTCACTGCAATCGCCGTCGAACCAGATCGCATCGCTCATCACGTACAACATGATCGCCGACAGCGCCCCCGCGATCAGCACCATCGCCCCGTCACGCCGCACGCAAGTGAAGACCATCAACAGCGGCAGCGAAACCGCGACGCAGAGGCGCCACAGGTCGACAGCCGTTGGTGTTTTGTCGGCAATTTCGGCAAGGGTGAGCATCATGCTGCATGATGATATCGGCCGGCGGTCATCGAAATGAACAAACCCACGGATTCAATCCGTGGGCTTCGGGTGGGCGCGATTCGGGTGTTTGTTCAGCGGGGAGTTTCGTCCGGGTCGGCGCGGCGAGCGGCGGATCAACTGCGCCATTTCACCCACACCGCGCGCACCGGTGTTTCGCATTTCGCGCACTGGGAAGGCAAAAAGCGCACCGGCGCGGCAAAAGGCGCATGGGCGCGACGCGTGATGGATGTAACTTCTGAAAAGTCGCGCACCGGCGCGGCGCCGCCTTCCGCGCCGGTGCGCACGGGTCTGCGCGTGCGCGCTGTTATGGCCATGCGGCGTGCGTGAAACGGCGATTTTGAGCCACGAACGACGGCGCACGCACGCGGCAAAAAAGATGGGGCGCGCCGCGCCGGTGCGAGGCGGGCAACGGGCCACAGGCGCGTGAAGCAGCCCACGGATTCAATCCGTGGGCTTCGGGTGGATGCGCGGGTGGAATGGTCGAGTCAGAAGGGAATTTCGTCGGGGTCGGTGTCGGCGTCCTCGTCGGGGTCGAGGTGGCGGTGATGGATATTGATCACTTTGACCAGGTGTTCGCCGAAGATGGGCGCGATGGCGTTCAAGGTCGCGACGGCTTCGTCGTCGAAGGGCTCGTTGGCGTCGCGGAAGAGCATCAGGCACGCGAGGACTTCGCCGTCGTGATGGCACGGCAGGCCGATGACTTCGCAATCGACGAGCCAGGCGCTGTCGTCGGAGAGCCAGAGGTTGATGTCCATGTTGTCCTTGAGATGGATCACCTCGGCGCGGTCGGCGATGCGCGGAGCGGCGACGTCGGCCAGATGCGTGAGCAACACATCGGCGGCGGATTTGTCGAAGGTGTAGTTGATGTAGCCGCCGACCGTGAACCCGCCGACCTGCGCGGGGAGGAAGACGGCGGCGTTGGTGGGGCCAAGCTGCTGCAACACGAATTCGAGCATGCGGCGCAGGAGCTGTTCGAGGTCGAGCTCCTGATCGATGATGGTCTGAAACTGCGTGGTGGCCTGCACGTGCTTGAGCTGCTCGGCGAGTTCCTGATAGGCGCTGACCAGATCGTTGCAGAGGATGTCCACCTGCTGCGTGACTTCATGGCGGGCGGTGTTGAGCTTGCGGCAGAGGTTCTTGAGCCGCTTGACCCGATCGGCGGCGCGTGTTTCGTCGCGGTGACGGCCCAGCGCGCGATCGACGCCGGCGCGAAGATCGGTCACGTTGAACGGCTTGGGCAGGAAGTCGGTGGCGCCGGCGCGGATGGCCTGCACGGCGGAATCGACGCTGGGGGCGCCGGTCATGACGATCGAGTGCACGCTGGGGGAGCGCTGCTGAAGTTCGCCGGCCAGTTCCATGCCGTCGCCGTCGGGCAGCTTCAGGTCGATCAGCGCCAGGTCGAGCCGATGACGCCGGGCCATCGCGCGGGCTTCGGTAATCGACGCGGCGTGATGGATGGTCATCGTCGACGACGCGAGCGCGTCGGCGACCGTGCTGCGGATGTCCTGTTCATCGTCGACGACAAGCACACTGAGCCGGCGGCGGCGCTTGGCGCGACGGGGCGGATCATTCGTCGATAGCGGCGGCATTGACTTCACGGACGGTTCCTCCACGAGCCGTTCCCTCGGCCCGTTGCGGCGTCTGACTCTCACTCATCGCCGCGTCGTGCGGCGAACGAATCGGAATGGCGATCCGAGCCGTGGTCCCCACGCCCACCACGCTCGTCAACTCGATCGTGCCCCCGAGCAGTTCGATCATGCGCCGGGCTCTGGAGAGGCCCAGTCCGACCTGTCGGCCGGCGGGCTTGGCGCTGAAGAACGGGTCGAAAGCGTGTTCGAGTGTCGCAGCATCCATGCCGCAGCCGTCGTCCTTGACCAGTAGGATTAATCGGTCGTTCAATGTGTCGACTGAAGCCTGCACACGCACCGACTGGGCCGGTTTCGATTCGGCCGCATTGACCAGCAGTTCCGACAGAAGCGCCGCCAACTGCTCGCGGTCCGTGAACAGCAATGGGGCCGTCTCCAGCCCGCTGACGCGGATCGCCGGCACCGCCGGCGCCCGACGCTTCATCCGCCCCACCGCGTCCTCCAGCACGTCCGCCAGATTCACGGTGGCGAGCTTGGGCTCCGGCGGATGCGCGAACAGGCGCATCGAGGTGATCAGGTCGCTGAGCCGCTCCGCCTGATGCCACACCACGTCCGCATCCTGCCGCTCGCGCGAGCCCATCGGCAGGCGCTGAATCAGAAGTTGAGCGCGGCCGCTGATGACGGCCAGGGGGTTGTTCATCTCGTGCGCCGCCCCCGCCGCCATCTCGCCCAGCTGCGCCATCGACTGCGTGCGCAGCACGGTCTGCTGCGCCTCGACGAGCTGGCGGTTGGTGTCGGCAAGCTGCTCGGCGAGGCGACGGGCGCTTTGATGCTCCGCCGCGGCGGCGATGGCGGCGCCCCACGTCTGTCGCAGCGCTTCGCAGTGCGCTTCGTTCTCGGTGTCGGCGAGGCGCGGTCGATCGTGCAGCAGCACCGCCGCGGCGCCCCATCCGCACGGCAGCGACAGCACGCTGACGTTCGCCGGCTCCACATGATCGGGAACCTGCGGCGCGATCCACGCCAGCGCGACGTTCATGTGCATCATCACCGGCTGCTGGCGGCACAATTCGGCGAGCGAACCGGACCCGACCGGCGGCTGAACGAATTCGCTGCCGACGAGGCGGCCGGCGCGACTGTATGTGTTGAAAAGCCACGGCTGGGCGGGCGCGGGCTGAAACAGCACCGCGTAGAACCCTTCGCCGAACGAGCCCACGGCGGAGGCGACGACGCTCGTGAGGGCGGTCTGCACGCTGCGCGTCGGACCGGCCGAGCGGGCGTGAAAATGAACGATGGCGTCGAGCACCTTCGACTGACCGGCGGCGGTGCGACGGTGCGTGGCCAGTTCGGTGTTGAGCCGGCCCAGCACGGCGTTGGCCTGCATGATCGATTCGAGAAACAGCTTGCGGCTGGGCGTCTGACCCAGTCCCATCGCCGCGGCGCGCCGCTCCAGTTCCTCGCGCAATCGATCGACCACGCCCTCGACTTTTTTCGGATCGAACCCGGCATCGGTCGCGCGGCGGGCCAGATCCTCGCCGATGGCGTGATTGCCGCTGTAACCGATGTGCTGACGCCGCACCAGCAGGTCCGCCAGCGCGACCAATTCGATCATCCGCCGATGCGGCAGGTCCGGCAGCGCCTGCGCCGGCGAGCCGTGAAGCCAGATGGCGTCGCGGATCATGTCCGGCATCTGCCAGTGCTCGGCCAGATGCTTGCCGACGGTCATGTGATCGAGCCCGATCACGCGGCGCTCGACGTCGGCGATGTTGACCTGGTGCTGTTCGGTCAGCTCGATGACGCGCTGATAGCTCTTGGGTAAAAGATGTTCGATCGCGAGCTTGCCCACGTCATGCAAAAGACCGCAAACGAACGCCTCGCCCGGCGGAATGTTCTTGAGGCGCGGATGCGCCGCGGCGATCAACTCGGCGGCGACGGCGACGGCCAGACTGTGACGCCAGAACGCCGCCACGCTGAAACCCGAAGCCGTATGCGCTTCGCCATTGCCGGTCTCGTCCGCGAAAACCTCGAGCACCTTGATGGACAGGACGGCATTGCGGATCGCCTCGAAGCCGAGCATCAGCACGGCCCGGCCGACGGTCGTGACCGATTCGTTGAGGCCCTTTTCAGCGGTGCGGCAGAGCGACAGAACCTTGGCGGTCAGCGCCTGGTCGGAGGCGACAAGCTCGATGACCTGCTGGGCATCGGAGTCGTCGGCGCTGGTGACCTGAAGCAGGCGCGTGGCGACGGCCGGGAGCGTCGGCAGCGCATCGAGCTGCTGCAGAATCAGCTCCAATCGATCGGCGCGCTGTGCTTCGCGAGTGTCCATGAGAAATGCTGATAGGGCGATTTCGTGAAGTGGTGACGTCTTCAAATCGCGGGATCACCACTTCGCCATATCGCCCTGTGAATCAGTTCATCTCCAGCAGGTTCGTGATCGTCCCCACGAGCTTGTCGATGTTGAAGGGCTTTTTGACGAACTCGTCGGCGCCGCTGGCGATCAGCTCGTTGATCTCATCCTGGTTGACGACGCCGGAGACGATGATGATCTTCGTGTCGGCGAACTCGGGGTTCTGGCGGATGGTGCGGCAGACGACGTTGCCGTTGATGTCCGGGAGCATGAAGTCCAGCAGGATCAGGTCGGGGTGGAACTGGTGGGTGAGGACGCCGGCGTCGTAACCGGTGCTGGCGGTCTTGACGTCGAATCGCCCGTCGCGCTCCAGCACGTCGACGAACAGCTCGACGATCTGCTCATCGTCATCCACGACAAGCACCCGCCGCTTGCCTCCGTCGAGGCGGTCGAGCGGAATGGCGTTGTCACGCATGAAACGGACGAGTTCCTCGCGCGGAATCCGCCGAAAGCGCGACCCCGGCACGCGAAATCCCCTCAGTCGCCCGGCATCAAAGCAGCGAATGATCGTCTGCTGCGAAACCTGACAAACCTCCGCCGCCTCACCGGTCGTGAAGACCTGCTTGGTACGCAATTCACCTGGTGTTTCGTCGGCCATCCCGTCGCCTCCAACCGCCCTTCCAGTGGGCCTATGTGGTTCAGTCCGTTTATTTAACCCAAATTGACTATATTAACTATTTTGACATCGGTCAATCCCATCGCGCCCTTTAAGGCGCGGGCGGGTGACGGGTCAAAGACGAAGTATGAATTGCGCGGACTACGTGGAATTAACCATCGATTGGACACACAGATGTATCGATGGTATAAAAATGTTGTTAAGCCCATACCCCTCGACCCCGGAGGGCGGTTGGGTCGCAGTTCCTGCGATCCGCCGCCTTTTTTATTGGGCGGAGCATCAGGTCGCCCTCGGGTTCAACCATGAAAAAACCCGCCGGCAGCGGCGGGTTGAATCGACGGATGATGTCCCGAAGCCATCAGGGCAGCGGCTTGATCGTCACGTTGCGGTACGACACCGCGTGGCCGTGGTCCTGGTATCCAATATGTCCGGTGCGCGGCAGGTCCTTCAGCGCGGTGTTGAACTTGTTGTCGCTGCCATCGGGGTTCTTGTGCGCCGTCGCCCATTCATCGAGATTCACTTCCAGAATCTTCTGCCCGTTGGCCGTCACCGTCACGATCGGCCCCTTGGCCCTGATGACCATCGTGTTCCATTCGCCCGGCTGCTTCACCACGTTCGCCGTCGGCGCCATCGCATCATAGAGCGCGCCGAAGTCGTGCTTGTCCGCATGATCCTTGCCGAACGAGTCGAGCACCTGGATTTCGAAGCCGTGCTGCACGGGGTCTTTCGGATCGGTGCGGAAGAACACGCCGCTGTTGCAGCCCTTGGTGGTCATCACTTCAAGCGACAGTTCGAAGTCGCCGTATGTGTCCTTCGTCCAGAGATATCCGCCGTTGGGCTGGAGCGACATTTCGCCGTTCTCGAATTTCCATCCGCCTTCCTTAAAGTCCCACTTTCCCGGATCGCCCATGTCGATCGCCGCCGCCTTCGTCTCCGCACGCGGCGAAGCATCGGCCTTCAGATCGCCCAGCGCCCATTGAATCCCGTCCAGATAGAACGCCATGATCGTCGGGTTCCACCAGATTTCCTCCCGGTGCCCGAGCGACGAATAGAACACGCGCCCTTCGCCGTACGACTTGGCCCACGCGATGGCGAAGTCGCCGTCGTGCCGGGCGAT
Proteins encoded in this window:
- a CDS encoding response regulator translates to MADETPGELRTKQVFTTGEAAEVCQVSQQTIIRCFDAGRLRGFRVPGSRFRRIPREELVRFMRDNAIPLDRLDGGKRRVLVVDDDEQIVELFVDVLERDGRFDVKTASTGYDAGVLTHQFHPDLILLDFMLPDINGNVVCRTIRQNPEFADTKIIIVSGVVNQDEINELIASGADEFVKKPFNIDKLVGTITNLLEMN
- a CDS encoding response regulator, producing MKSMPPLSTNDPPRRAKRRRRLSVLVVDDEQDIRSTVADALASSTMTIHHAASITEARAMARRHRLDLALIDLKLPDGDGMELAGELQQRSPSVHSIVMTGAPSVDSAVQAIRAGATDFLPKPFNVTDLRAGVDRALGRHRDETRAADRVKRLKNLCRKLNTARHEVTQQVDILCNDLVSAYQELAEQLKHVQATTQFQTIIDQELDLEQLLRRMLEFVLQQLGPTNAAVFLPAQVGGFTVGGYINYTFDKSAADVLLTHLADVAAPRIADRAEVIHLKDNMDINLWLSDDSAWLVDCEVIGLPCHHDGEVLACLMLFRDANEPFDDEAVATLNAIAPIFGEHLVKVINIHHRHLDPDEDADTDPDEIPF
- a CDS encoding HDOD domain-containing protein; translated protein: MDTREAQRADRLELILQQLDALPTLPAVATRLLQVTSADDSDAQQVIELVASDQALTAKVLSLCRTAEKGLNESVTTVGRAVLMLGFEAIRNAVLSIKVLEVFADETGNGEAHTASGFSVAAFWRHSLAVAVAAELIAAAHPRLKNIPPGEAFVCGLLHDVGKLAIEHLLPKSYQRVIELTEQHQVNIADVERRVIGLDHMTVGKHLAEHWQMPDMIRDAIWLHGSPAQALPDLPHRRMIELVALADLLVRRQHIGYSGNHAIGEDLARRATDAGFDPKKVEGVVDRLREELERRAAAMGLGQTPSRKLFLESIMQANAVLGRLNTELATHRRTAAGQSKVLDAIVHFHARSAGPTRSVQTALTSVVASAVGSFGEGFYAVLFQPAPAQPWLFNTYSRAGRLVGSEFVQPPVGSGSLAELCRQQPVMMHMNVALAWIAPQVPDHVEPANVSVLSLPCGWGAAAVLLHDRPRLADTENEAHCEALRQTWGAAIAAAAEHQSARRLAEQLADTNRQLVEAQQTVLRTQSMAQLGEMAAGAAHEMNNPLAVISGRAQLLIQRLPMGSRERQDADVVWHQAERLSDLITSMRLFAHPPEPKLATVNLADVLEDAVGRMKRRAPAVPAIRVSGLETAPLLFTDREQLAALLSELLVNAAESKPAQSVRVQASVDTLNDRLILLVKDDGCGMDAATLEHAFDPFFSAKPAGRQVGLGLSRARRMIELLGGTIELTSVVGVGTTARIAIPIRSPHDAAMSESQTPQRAEGTARGGTVREVNAAAIDE